A single genomic interval of Bacteroidia bacterium harbors:
- a CDS encoding DoxX family protein, with translation MKKFLLGSSVNMGLLVLRVFSGSFMLFAHGYPKLKSFNERFSTFSDPLGVGSEISYLFAVGAEFLCSILVILGLFTRVAVIPLIITMLVAALIVHADDPWSKQEFALLYAVTFTTLFFTGAGKFSMDHQVLK, from the coding sequence ATGAAAAAATTCCTGTTAGGTTCCTCTGTAAATATGGGATTGCTGGTGCTAAGGGTTTTTAGCGGAAGTTTTATGCTTTTCGCCCATGGATATCCAAAGCTGAAGTCATTCAATGAAAGATTCAGTACATTCTCAGATCCACTTGGAGTAGGTAGCGAGATCAGTTATCTCTTCGCTGTCGGAGCGGAGTTTCTTTGCTCCATTCTGGTGATCCTCGGATTGTTTACCCGTGTTGCGGTGATCCCGCTCATTATCACAATGCTGGTCGCGGCACTCATCGTACATGCGGATGATCCCTGGAGCAAGCAGGAATTTGCTTTGCTGTATGCCGTTACTTTCACCACCTTGTTTTTTACCGGAGCCGGCAAATTTTCAATGGATCATCAGGTATTGAAATGA
- a CDS encoding glycosyltransferase family 2 protein: MDLTIIVPLYNEEQLVPQVISKLLNLKLPEFVNKREIIVVDDASSDGSYQVVEKIAARHEQIHLLRHEVNQGKGAAVHTAIAAAKGNVFLIQDADMELDPADIPAMLTAMHKLKVQLVNGSRYMPGVIRPLSSYRRFMANRLFTLLTSIFINVRITDMACGYKLIHKDLLDQIQLKEKRFGIEAELIIKAMRIRRNNIAEVPVQYFPRNEGEGKKLRTSDGIKILWIIFKYGLWDK; the protein is encoded by the coding sequence ATGGATCTAACCATCATTGTCCCCCTTTATAATGAAGAGCAACTGGTACCGCAGGTTATCAGCAAACTGTTAAATCTCAAACTACCTGAATTTGTAAATAAACGTGAAATCATAGTGGTGGATGATGCCTCTTCAGATGGCTCCTACCAGGTAGTGGAAAAAATTGCTGCGCGACACGAACAGATTCATCTGCTCCGGCACGAGGTAAACCAGGGAAAAGGCGCAGCCGTGCATACCGCCATAGCTGCCGCCAAGGGCAATGTATTTCTCATCCAGGATGCAGATATGGAGCTTGATCCTGCTGACATTCCGGCTATGCTCACCGCCATGCACAAACTCAAAGTCCAACTGGTGAATGGCTCCCGCTATATGCCAGGGGTCATCAGGCCCCTCTCCAGCTACAGAAGATTTATGGCCAACCGGCTTTTCACGCTGCTTACCTCCATTTTTATCAATGTCAGGATCACAGACATGGCCTGCGGATATAAGCTCATTCATAAAGATCTCTTAGACCAGATACAGTTGAAGGAAAAGCGATTCGGAATTGAGGCCGAACTGATCATTAAAGCCATGCGGATAAGGCGAAATAATATTGCTGAGGTACCCGTACAATATTTTCCCCGGAACGAAGGCGAAGGGAAAAAACTGAGAACCAGCGATGGAATTAAAATACTCTGGATCATTTTTAAATATGGTTTATGGGACAAATGA
- a CDS encoding ABC transporter permease: protein MIRFIIRRLLYGVLVMLGIIGVVFMLFMVLPDPARLTLGQRADAATAEAVNRELGLDKPWHTQLRLYLNDLSPLSIHADKEANREKYRYTRLIPIGDNVLTAKAPYLRRSYQSRREVSDILWEALPKTAILALTALLLAVVLGIPFGVFSALNKYKLTDNVIMVIAVLGISIPSFFSGILISWFFGFKLHEYTGLDMFGSLHEYDAYQWKVLDLKNLILPAITLGIRPLAIITQLTRSSMVEVLSQDYIRTAVAKGIGKRVLLYKHALRNALNPVLTAVSGWLASLMAGAFFVEFIFDWKGLGLVTVNALATSDFPVVMGVVLLIGALFVAINIIVDVLYGVLDPRIRL from the coding sequence ATGATCCGCTTTATTATTCGCAGGCTGCTCTATGGCGTGCTGGTAATGCTGGGCATCATCGGTGTGGTGTTCATGCTCTTTATGGTGCTGCCGGACCCGGCCCGGTTAACGCTCGGCCAGCGGGCTGATGCCGCCACCGCAGAGGCCGTGAACCGGGAACTTGGCCTTGATAAACCCTGGCACACGCAACTCCGGCTGTACCTCAATGATCTCTCCCCGCTTTCCATTCATGCTGATAAAGAAGCGAATCGGGAGAAGTACCGGTACACAAGACTCATTCCCATTGGAGATAACGTTCTGACCGCTAAAGCGCCATACCTCCGCAGGTCTTACCAGTCCCGCAGAGAAGTTTCTGATATTCTCTGGGAGGCGCTGCCCAAAACAGCGATCCTTGCGCTTACGGCACTTTTACTCGCAGTAGTACTCGGCATTCCGTTCGGGGTGTTTTCTGCATTAAATAAATACAAGCTCACAGACAATGTGATCATGGTCATTGCCGTCCTGGGAATTTCCATCCCTTCATTTTTCTCCGGTATCCTGATCTCCTGGTTTTTTGGGTTTAAACTTCATGAATATACCGGGCTGGATATGTTTGGAAGTTTGCATGAATATGATGCCTACCAGTGGAAAGTCCTGGATCTGAAAAACCTGATACTTCCGGCTATCACCCTGGGCATCCGTCCTTTGGCCATTATTACGCAGCTCACGCGGAGCTCAATGGTTGAGGTGCTTTCGCAGGATTACATCCGCACAGCCGTGGCAAAGGGAATTGGCAAGCGGGTACTGCTATATAAGCACGCCCTCAGGAATGCATTGAATCCGGTGCTGACTGCCGTTTCCGGCTGGCTTGCTTCTCTTATGGCGGGCGCCTTCTTTGTGGAGTTTATCTTCGATTGGAAAGGACTGGGGCTGGTAACGGTAAACGCTCTTGCCACGTCCGATTTTCCCGTGGTGATGGGCGTAGTCCTGCTGATAGGGGCGCTTTTTGTGGCAATCAATATTATTGTGGATGTGCTTTATGGTGTGCTGGATCCCCGGATCAGATTATAG
- a CDS encoding DUF4235 domain-containing protein, with protein sequence MALISRNMQYELLATGSALIVAWGIRKGLNASWKAIKKDEPPKNPAAYGTDWQEAMIWAGLTGLTAALGRVLVHRAAAHGWLKVTGTRPPGVEA encoded by the coding sequence ATGGCTTTGATATCCAGGAATATGCAATATGAGCTGTTGGCTACGGGCTCAGCGCTGATCGTGGCATGGGGAATTCGGAAAGGATTGAATGCCTCATGGAAGGCAATAAAGAAAGATGAGCCTCCAAAGAATCCGGCAGCCTATGGTACGGATTGGCAGGAGGCGATGATATGGGCCGGATTAACAGGACTCACCGCAGCTCTTGGAAGAGTGCTGGTACATAGGGCAGCGGCTCATGGCTGGCTGAAGGTTACCGGAACCAGGCCTCCGGGTGTGGAAGCCTGA
- a CDS encoding carbamoyltransferase produces the protein MKILGLSAFYHDSAAALIVDGEILAAAQEERFSRKKHDPSFPAQAISFCLEYGGISLDDLDAVAFYDKPLLKFERLLETYYAFAPKGLSSFIVSMPVWLKEKMFLKRLIHTELKAIGEYDRKKLILLFPEHHLSHVASAFYPSNFEDAAVMTLDGVGEWATASIASADAAGISVLKELHFPHSLGLLYSAFTYYMGFRVNSGEYKMMGLAPYGNPGSDEVKRYHAAIHEHLIKLFDDGSIWLNQDYFGYATGLRMVKDKKWENIFGLARREPETALTQSHCNLALAAQQVTEEVVVKMAAEAAKLTGSRNLCLAGGVALNCVANGKIQNAGLFDNIFIQPAAGDAGGALGAALAAYHISFQHPVQRSPLPDKMKGSYLGPEYFSHHAARAIKKHKGIFHDLQHEDALCERVAKLLSEGNIIGWMQGRIEFGPRALGNRSILGDPRNQEMQQKLNLKIKYRESFRPFAPSVLAEDARKYFELDSHSPYMLLVQSLKEEWRHPLPDHYDQFPLKEKLYYQRSEFPAITHVDFSARIQTVHKQSNPVYHRLLTEMKKRTGHGMLVNTSFNVRGEPVVCTPADAYRCFMRTEMDCLVIGNLLFLKDEQPEWHKEKGVISEELD, from the coding sequence ATGAAAATTCTTGGCCTATCTGCCTTTTATCATGATTCTGCTGCAGCCCTTATCGTTGATGGCGAAATTTTAGCCGCAGCCCAGGAAGAGCGTTTCAGTCGTAAAAAGCATGATCCATCATTTCCCGCACAGGCCATTTCATTTTGCCTCGAATATGGCGGCATTTCGCTTGATGACCTTGATGCGGTGGCATTTTACGACAAGCCTCTGCTTAAGTTCGAGCGCCTGCTTGAAACCTATTATGCATTTGCACCTAAGGGTCTCAGTTCCTTTATCGTTTCGATGCCAGTTTGGCTTAAAGAAAAGATGTTTCTGAAACGGCTCATTCATACGGAACTAAAAGCGATAGGGGAATATGACCGCAAGAAACTAATATTGCTGTTTCCTGAGCACCACCTTTCTCACGTAGCCAGCGCATTTTACCCTTCAAATTTTGAAGATGCTGCGGTGATGACACTGGATGGTGTGGGCGAATGGGCCACCGCCTCTATCGCAAGCGCGGATGCTGCCGGCATCTCGGTTTTAAAAGAACTGCATTTTCCCCATTCGCTTGGACTCCTTTATTCCGCATTCACTTACTACATGGGTTTCAGGGTAAATTCCGGAGAATATAAGATGATGGGACTTGCCCCTTATGGAAACCCAGGAAGTGACGAGGTGAAACGCTACCATGCTGCGATCCACGAGCATTTGATAAAGCTCTTTGACGATGGATCCATTTGGCTGAATCAGGATTATTTTGGATACGCTACAGGCTTGCGAATGGTAAAGGACAAGAAGTGGGAGAACATTTTTGGATTGGCCAGAAGAGAACCTGAGACGGCCCTCACACAATCTCATTGTAACCTGGCGCTGGCAGCACAGCAGGTAACTGAAGAGGTGGTGGTGAAGATGGCAGCCGAAGCAGCTAAACTCACCGGCAGCCGCAATCTTTGCCTGGCCGGTGGTGTGGCCCTGAATTGTGTGGCAAACGGTAAAATCCAGAATGCCGGATTATTTGACAACATTTTCATCCAGCCGGCTGCGGGAGATGCGGGCGGTGCTTTAGGAGCGGCTCTGGCAGCTTATCATATTAGCTTTCAGCACCCGGTGCAGCGAAGCCCTCTCCCAGACAAAATGAAGGGCAGTTATTTAGGACCAGAATATTTCTCGCACCATGCGGCACGAGCCATTAAAAAGCATAAGGGAATTTTTCATGACCTGCAACATGAAGATGCACTTTGCGAGCGTGTGGCAAAGTTGCTTTCGGAGGGAAATATAATTGGATGGATGCAGGGCCGTATTGAATTTGGCCCGCGCGCTCTGGGAAATCGGAGCATTCTGGGCGATCCCCGGAACCAGGAGATGCAACAGAAGCTGAACCTGAAGATCAAATACCGTGAATCTTTTCGTCCGTTTGCGCCTTCGGTGCTTGCCGAAGATGCCCGCAAATATTTTGAGTTGGATAGCCACTCGCCATATATGCTGTTGGTGCAATCGCTGAAAGAAGAATGGCGGCATCCGCTTCCCGATCATTACGATCAGTTTCCACTAAAGGAAAAACTATACTACCAGCGCAGTGAGTTCCCCGCCATTACGCACGTGGATTTTTCAGCCCGTATACAGACCGTTCACAAGCAATCGAATCCAGTCTATCATCGCCTGTTAACAGAGATGAAAAAACGAACAGGTCACGGCATGTTGGTAAACACCAGCTTTAATGTGCGCGGAGAACCGGTAGTCTGCACTCCGGCTGATGCTTATCGCTGCTTCATGCGCACTGAGATGGATTGTCTGGTCATCGGCAATCTCTTGTTTCTGAAAGACGAACAGCCCGAATGGCACAAGGAGAAAGGAGTCATAAGCGAGGAACTGGATTAA
- a CDS encoding class I SAM-dependent methyltransferase, translating to MVTSSKDNSSAYRGKLYENYFETQVSRIGAEGVAKLKNDLRLYRKEILPLLSQDRQMPVLDIGCGYGSLLMLLKQEKYQHLQGIDLSPEQVKKAEEFGVEDVQHADVFDFLYDKKEEFGAITGIDIIEHFNKNELLRLLGIIRNSLKPGGICIFRTPNMDAPFGSTYAYGDFTHEVLLNYSSAVQLMRSAGFVEVQVLPSTLEVSGAAKKILQRMAWTGVKFFSRLILFATGKSSRDVILTPNLIITGRK from the coding sequence TTGGTCACATCTTCAAAAGATAACTCTTCCGCCTATCGCGGTAAATTGTATGAAAACTACTTTGAGACCCAGGTTTCGCGCATTGGAGCAGAAGGTGTGGCAAAGTTGAAAAACGACCTCCGCCTGTATCGCAAAGAAATCCTGCCACTGCTTTCGCAAGACCGCCAAATGCCGGTGCTCGATATTGGATGCGGATATGGAAGTCTGCTCATGTTGCTAAAGCAGGAAAAATATCAGCATCTCCAGGGCATTGATCTTAGTCCTGAACAAGTGAAGAAAGCCGAAGAATTTGGTGTAGAGGATGTGCAGCACGCGGATGTCTTTGATTTTTTATATGATAAAAAAGAAGAATTCGGAGCGATCACAGGCATTGATATTATTGAGCATTTCAATAAAAATGAGTTGTTGCGTTTGCTGGGCATTATCAGGAATTCATTGAAACCCGGAGGCATCTGTATTTTTCGCACGCCCAATATGGATGCACCCTTCGGTTCTACTTATGCCTATGGCGATTTTACGCACGAGGTTTTGCTAAATTATTCTTCGGCAGTTCAGCTTATGAGATCTGCGGGCTTTGTTGAGGTACAGGTGCTGCCCTCCACTTTGGAAGTTTCAGGTGCAGCGAAGAAAATACTGCAAAGGATGGCATGGACAGGAGTGAAATTCTTTTCACGGCTCATCCTGTTTGCCACCGGTAAAAGCAGCCGTGATGTCATCCTTACTCCAAACCTTATCATCACCGGCAGGAAATAA
- a CDS encoding c-type cytochrome domain-containing protein, producing MSKFKYFSLRMLLFLAIGCAIHSCKHEPLEPVSPTDPTDTTGTDTTGTDTTGTDTTIVEPIPCDPDTVYFNRDILPLLISNCAKSGCHDAASRQDGVVLDNYLNVINTGDVRAFRPDNSEIYEKITENDLDDRMPPPPNQPLTPDQINLIEKWINQGALNNDCNESGCDTSNVTLSGTVMPILKNYCQGCHNSSLASGGVRLDNYNSIKVVAQNGKLHGVTAWLPGYKKMPQNPQGATQLPECKIRQIKIWIDAGALNN from the coding sequence ATGAGCAAGTTCAAATACTTTTCCCTCCGCATGTTGCTGTTTCTGGCAATTGGATGTGCTATACATAGCTGCAAGCATGAGCCGCTGGAGCCGGTAAGCCCCACTGATCCCACAGATACAACGGGAACGGATACTACCGGCACGGACACCACAGGTACCGATACAACGATTGTTGAGCCAATTCCCTGTGATCCTGATACGGTGTATTTCAACCGTGATATTCTGCCACTGCTCATAAGCAACTGCGCCAAAAGTGGTTGCCATGATGCTGCTTCGCGTCAGGATGGTGTAGTGCTGGATAATTACCTGAATGTAATCAATACTGGGGATGTGAGGGCTTTCAGGCCTGACAACAGCGAGATATATGAGAAGATCACAGAAAATGATCTTGACGACCGGATGCCGCCCCCGCCTAACCAACCGCTCACCCCGGACCAGATTAACCTGATTGAAAAATGGATTAACCAGGGTGCACTTAACAACGATTGCAATGAAAGCGGTTGCGATACCAGCAATGTTACCCTGTCAGGAACCGTTATGCCAATCCTGAAGAATTATTGTCAGGGTTGCCACAATTCTTCACTGGCATCTGGTGGTGTGCGGCTGGACAACTATAACAGTATTAAGGTAGTAGCACAGAATGGAAAATTACATGGGGTAACGGCATGGCTACCGGGGTATAAGAAAATGCCACAAAACCCTCAGGGTGCTACCCAACTGCCCGAATGTAAAATCCGCCAGATCAAGATCTGGATTGATGCTGGTGCACTAAATAATTAA
- a CDS encoding PKD domain-containing protein, translating into MKNLLLLLPFVLFFTNAIAQGWTAQTTGTSADLVYIKFIDSTHGWAFGAGGVVLKTSNGGTSWRDVSASTDFDTRSAYAFDTNMAVAVGEYSNGDGFILRTTDGGANWTTITSSLDERLLGVYFSGDKGWAVGRKGEFYFSSDKGATWNSQNSSAGEDLETVFAVSPSTAWKAGEDGEIFRTSNSGSSWSSQNSGTGRDIFTIFFIDQNVGWAGVENGTLLNTTNGGSTWSSSSPASSDILAIEFVNNSRGWIAGEAGMLYTTTDSGNTWTAETAASGIISSLSFISPTRGWLAASGGAIYKFETVSPLSADFSSSAPACVGASVDFTDNSTGSPVEWEWNFGDGATSISQNPSHAYATSGQFEVTLTVTDAQQNEASVKKTIEITAGPTADFIASDSALCLGDSVSFTSVSSKDVVSHSWNFGDGSPTGSGTDPGHLYTRGGNFEVALIVANADGCTDTALTSISIEDLSVSVNPANVTLCAAGDSVLITASGADNYVWSPAASVRSPNSPSTYVFPGATTVYSVIGSGNSGCRDTAYSVVTIHSSEPPVADFELNATQGCVPFTVSATNLSTSATGYQWLLTGSSSQKNSALENPDFLISSPGLYTIMLVAFGCGEDDTLIKPQHIRGEQTPVAAFTISSDTLDLKFTSSVTFTNQSTQTVQPSWSWDFGNGATASLESPVATYSTPGNYNVQLVVASSNGCRDTASRPLKVIDTTPQFVSEANDGGGFALYPVPARDQIWVQVPKGENIVYSLHVYGLDGRERAIFNNLMPGLQSIQLAGLKKGLYLYCIKSTDNQVFNGKLVIK; encoded by the coding sequence ATGAAAAATCTGCTACTTCTATTGCCATTCGTATTGTTTTTTACTAATGCAATCGCCCAGGGTTGGACGGCCCAAACCACCGGCACCTCTGCCGATCTGGTCTATATAAAGTTTATTGACTCAACCCATGGCTGGGCATTTGGTGCCGGTGGCGTGGTTTTAAAAACTAGTAATGGCGGTACTTCCTGGCGGGATGTTTCAGCTTCCACCGATTTTGATACCCGTTCGGCCTATGCTTTCGATACAAATATGGCAGTGGCAGTTGGTGAGTATTCCAATGGTGATGGCTTTATTCTCAGGACCACCGATGGAGGTGCCAATTGGACCACCATTACCTCTTCGCTGGACGAGCGTCTGCTTGGGGTTTATTTTTCCGGTGACAAGGGATGGGCAGTGGGAAGAAAAGGGGAATTCTATTTTTCTTCGGATAAAGGCGCAACATGGAATTCGCAAAACTCTTCTGCTGGCGAAGACCTGGAGACGGTTTTTGCCGTTTCGCCCAGTACTGCCTGGAAGGCTGGCGAGGATGGGGAAATATTCCGGACCTCCAACAGCGGTAGCTCCTGGAGCAGTCAGAACAGCGGAACAGGAAGGGATATTTTCACCATCTTTTTTATAGATCAAAACGTGGGTTGGGCCGGGGTGGAAAATGGCACATTGCTGAATACCACTAACGGAGGGAGCACATGGTCCTCTTCGTCCCCCGCATCGTCTGATATCCTGGCCATCGAATTTGTTAACAACAGCAGGGGCTGGATAGCTGGTGAGGCGGGGATGCTCTACACTACCACGGATAGCGGGAATACATGGACAGCAGAAACCGCAGCATCAGGCATTATAAGCTCCCTCTCTTTTATTTCGCCCACGCGGGGATGGCTTGCAGCTTCTGGTGGAGCTATTTACAAGTTCGAAACAGTTTCCCCATTGAGTGCTGATTTTTCATCCTCTGCACCAGCTTGTGTGGGTGCGTCAGTGGATTTTACCGATAATTCAACCGGAAGCCCTGTGGAATGGGAATGGAATTTTGGCGATGGCGCCACTTCCATCAGCCAGAATCCATCTCATGCCTACGCCACGAGCGGCCAGTTTGAAGTTACACTTACAGTAACAGATGCCCAGCAAAATGAGGCTTCAGTGAAAAAGACCATTGAAATAACAGCCGGTCCGACTGCTGATTTTATCGCTTCCGACAGTGCATTGTGTCTTGGCGATTCAGTGTCATTCACGAGCGTTTCATCCAAGGATGTTGTGAGCCATAGCTGGAATTTTGGTGATGGATCACCGACAGGCAGTGGGACGGACCCAGGCCACCTGTACACGCGGGGCGGCAATTTTGAAGTCGCTCTGATTGTAGCAAATGCAGACGGCTGCACAGATACAGCTTTGACATCCATATCAATTGAAGACCTGTCAGTATCTGTAAATCCTGCCAATGTCACGCTCTGTGCCGCTGGTGATTCAGTATTGATAACAGCCTCAGGTGCCGATAACTATGTTTGGTCCCCGGCAGCTTCGGTTCGCTCTCCCAATAGCCCATCTACCTATGTGTTCCCTGGGGCAACAACGGTCTACAGCGTTATCGGGTCCGGCAACAGCGGTTGCAGGGACACTGCCTATTCTGTGGTTACCATTCATTCAAGCGAACCCCCGGTTGCGGATTTTGAATTAAATGCCACGCAGGGCTGCGTACCTTTTACGGTTAGCGCCACTAACCTCTCCACATCAGCTACCGGATACCAATGGTTGTTAACAGGAAGCAGCAGCCAGAAAAATTCAGCATTAGAGAACCCCGATTTCCTCATCAGTTCACCGGGTCTTTATACAATCATGCTGGTGGCATTTGGATGTGGGGAAGATGACACACTTATCAAACCACAACATATCCGGGGCGAACAAACCCCGGTTGCCGCATTCACTATTTCTTCAGATACGTTAGACCTTAAATTCACCTCCTCGGTTACATTTACAAATCAAAGTACGCAGACCGTGCAGCCTTCATGGAGTTGGGACTTTGGGAATGGAGCCACGGCAAGCCTTGAATCGCCAGTAGCAACTTACAGTACGCCTGGCAATTATAATGTTCAATTGGTGGTGGCTTCTTCAAACGGATGCAGGGATACGGCATCCCGTCCATTGAAAGTCATTGACACAACACCACAATTCGTGTCCGAGGCCAATGATGGAGGCGGCTTTGCACTTTATCCGGTTCCTGCCAGAGACCAGATCTGGGTGCAGGTTCCGAAAGGAGAAAATATCGTGTACTCCTTGCATGTTTATGGTCTGGATGGCCGGGAGCGGGCTATTTTTAACAACTTAATGCCCGGCCTGCAAAGCATTCAATTAGCGGGATTAAAAAAAGGACTTTATTTGTATTGCATAAAATCTACTGACAATCAGGTATTTAATGGAAAATTGGTCATCAAGTAA
- a CDS encoding DUF2892 domain-containing protein has protein sequence MYGKYIKIGIVVLLVALAVYQFIIGNIGFGILLVLLAGFPVLFIFKNEYNLLALIFMKRGKFITAEKVLLKVKHPEAMPKSQEAYYYFLRGGLEAQKRQMRESERFYKRALATGLRMPTDQAMAKLNLAVGSISRRRKREAQIYLQEVKKLDKYKMLDEQVKMLKEQMKRI, from the coding sequence ATGTACGGTAAATACATTAAAATAGGAATCGTGGTTTTGCTCGTAGCCCTTGCGGTTTATCAGTTCATTATAGGGAATATAGGGTTTGGAATATTGCTGGTGTTGCTGGCAGGGTTTCCGGTACTTTTTATTTTTAAGAATGAATACAACCTGCTGGCACTCATTTTTATGAAACGCGGCAAATTTATAACTGCCGAAAAAGTATTGCTAAAGGTGAAGCATCCTGAAGCTATGCCCAAGAGCCAGGAAGCATACTATTATTTTCTCCGGGGAGGCCTGGAAGCGCAAAAGCGCCAAATGCGCGAGTCGGAGCGATTTTATAAAAGGGCCCTTGCCACCGGCCTTCGGATGCCCACTGATCAGGCAATGGCAAAACTGAATCTGGCGGTAGGCAGTATCAGCAGGCGCAGAAAACGCGAAGCCCAAATTTACCTGCAAGAGGTAAAAAAGCTGGATAAATACAAAATGCTGGATGAACAGGTGAAGATGCTCAAGGAGCAAATGAAGCGGATCTAA
- a CDS encoding ribonuclease HII, with amino-acid sequence MDRVQNNGKKTKRLRNFFSHGIAEAGCDEAGRGCLAGPVVAAAVILPAGGFRHQLLNDSKQVLREDREKLAIYIRKKAISWGIGVVDNVVIDQINILWASVKAMHLAIDQLTVQPELLLIDGNRFKPYRQIRHECVVDGDAKFKSIAAASILAKVFRDELMQHLDTEYPQYCWDRNKGYGTPIHKSALRYFGVTPYHRMSFAPCAARQLELTF; translated from the coding sequence ATGGATCGCGTTCAAAATAACGGTAAAAAGACAAAACGACTGCGGAATTTCTTCAGTCATGGGATAGCTGAAGCAGGATGTGATGAAGCCGGGCGCGGCTGCCTTGCGGGGCCGGTAGTGGCTGCTGCAGTTATATTGCCGGCAGGTGGTTTCCGGCACCAGCTGCTGAATGATAGTAAGCAGGTTCTGCGCGAAGACCGCGAAAAACTCGCGATCTATATTCGTAAGAAAGCTATTTCCTGGGGAATAGGTGTGGTGGATAACGTGGTGATAGATCAGATCAACATTCTCTGGGCATCTGTAAAGGCTATGCATTTGGCAATAGATCAGTTAACTGTTCAACCGGAATTGCTGCTGATTGATGGGAATCGTTTTAAACCTTACCGGCAGATCAGGCACGAATGTGTGGTGGATGGAGACGCGAAATTCAAAAGCATAGCAGCCGCTTCTATTTTGGCAAAAGTATTTAGAGATGAACTGATGCAACACCTGGATACAGAATATCCGCAATATTGCTGGGACCGGAACAAAGGTTACGGAACGCCCATTCACAAATCCGCATTGCGATATTTTGGAGTTACGCCTTATCACCGGATGAGCTTCGCCCCGTGCGCTGCAAGGCAGTTGGAGCTGACTTTCTGA
- a CDS encoding NAD(P)H-quinone oxidoreductase, with the protein MKAILAGKDEKLCWEQQPDPAVPKGYVMLDVKAAGVNRADLLQRKGLYPPPPGASEILGLELAGEIIEINGNTHWQQGQRAMALVPGGAYASKAVVPVGMLLPIPSQFSYAEAAAIPEAILTSYLNLVTIGKLKAGETVLIHAGAGGIGSTAIQLATALKAKVITTAGTDEKLVFCRELGADIAINYHEPEFEQKLKNAAAEGIDLVFDTVGGSRYGSLHPRLLNKYGRWIIIGLLAGRNAEIDLGQILIKNIIISGSTLRSRPQVEKEGLIANIQKEVIQLYKIGVIRPVLDKVFPIEEAETAHEYMQSGKAQGKIVLAIS; encoded by the coding sequence ATGAAAGCAATTTTGGCTGGCAAAGATGAAAAACTCTGCTGGGAACAGCAGCCTGATCCGGCAGTGCCAAAGGGCTACGTGATGCTTGATGTAAAAGCTGCCGGAGTAAATCGTGCCGATCTCCTTCAACGAAAAGGATTGTATCCGCCACCTCCGGGAGCCTCTGAAATTCTTGGGCTGGAACTGGCCGGGGAAATAATTGAGATAAATGGAAATACCCACTGGCAACAGGGACAGCGGGCCATGGCACTTGTTCCGGGCGGAGCATATGCCTCAAAGGCGGTGGTTCCGGTCGGAATGCTACTTCCCATCCCCAGCCAATTTTCTTATGCAGAAGCTGCAGCCATTCCCGAAGCAATCCTCACCTCATATCTCAATCTTGTTACGATCGGCAAACTAAAAGCAGGTGAAACCGTGCTCATTCATGCAGGTGCCGGTGGAATCGGGAGTACGGCCATACAGTTGGCAACCGCATTGAAAGCTAAGGTAATTACCACAGCCGGAACAGATGAAAAACTGGTCTTTTGCAGGGAACTTGGTGCTGACATAGCGATCAATTATCATGAACCTGAATTTGAGCAAAAGCTAAAAAATGCCGCTGCAGAAGGGATTGATCTGGTTTTCGATACAGTGGGTGGGAGCCGGTATGGCTCTCTTCACCCCCGCCTGCTAAATAAGTATGGCCGCTGGATAATAATAGGGTTACTGGCCGGGCGCAATGCTGAAATTGATCTGGGTCAGATACTAATAAAGAACATAATCATCAGCGGCTCCACGTTAAGGAGCCGGCCACAGGTTGAGAAGGAAGGGCTAATCGCCAACATACAGAAGGAAGTGATACAACTATATAAAATCGGGGTAATTCGGCCAGTGCTTGACAAAGTTTTCCCTATTGAGGAGGCTGAAACCGCACATGAATATATGCAGTCGGGCAAGGCACAGGGGAAAATAGTCCTTGCGATTTCCTGA